Proteins from a genomic interval of Papaver somniferum cultivar HN1 chromosome 4, ASM357369v1, whole genome shotgun sequence:
- the LOC113273279 gene encoding uncharacterized protein LOC113273279: MLFSCGGTAVGNSGMDGFGVIARNHNIRFIGTVSGGNGIATTYIADSLAIVWDLEWAFKLQCSKILIRSNSMTVIEDVRKGVVPWCLQSRWLKAEKEITEIIYEQCYKEVNFSAIELAKQGAKLAQGAVIVHEGKPPSLVKIELPGRKYYRFC, from the coding sequence ATGTTATTTAGCTGCGGTGGAACTGCAGTTGGTAATTCAGGAATGGATGGTTTTGGCGTTATAGCTAGAAATCATAACATTCGGTTCATTGGAACTGTCTCAGGTGGAAATGGAATTGCTACTACTTATATAGCTGATTCATTAGCTATTGTATGGGATTTAGAATGGGCGTTTAAACTGCAATGTAGTAAGATTCTTATCAGATCTAATTCAATGACAGTAATAGAAGATGTCAGAAAAGGAGTGGTGCCTTGGTGCCTACAGTCAAGGTGGCTGAAAGCCGAAAAAGAGATTACTGAGATTATATATGAGCAGTGCTATAAAGAAGTTAATTTCTCTGCAATTGAACTTGCTAAACAGGGTGCAAAGCTGGCTCAAGGTGCTGTGATAGTTCATGAAGGGAAGCCTCcatctctagtaaaaattgagtTACCTGGTAGGAAGTATTATAGATTTTGCTAG